In Firmicutes bacterium ASF500, a single genomic region encodes these proteins:
- the dxs gene encoding 1-deoxy-D-xylulose-5-phosphate synthase — MTTPKQYEPVLARLTDQEGEVLCAQLRRELVEDVSKTGGHLGSNLGAVELTVALHRVFDTSVDRLVFDVGHQCYPHKMLTGRREAMSTLRQYGGIAGFPKPNESVHDAFIAGHASNSVAVALGMARARTMLEEDYKVIALIGDGALTGGLAYEGLSNAGKCGQQILVILNDNGMSITPNVGGVADHLAKQRLKPQYLTFKKHYRRIMNKTRPGRAVYGVTHRIKQALKQSLLPCSMFENMGFRYLGPVNGHDLPMLTKILQYAKDMDEPVLLHVKTVKGKGFLPAEENPDAFHGVSPFDPLTGKPKKEPSDNFSAVFGRTLTRLAKKDRRVCAITAAMTGGTGLERFAQTFPDRFFDVGIAEGCAAAMAAGMAKQRAIPVFAVYSTFLQRAYDMLLHDAAIDNLHVVLGVDRAGLVGDDGETHHGLFDAAFLDTVPNMTVLAPSSFAELEVMLERALFQIQGPVAVRYPRGGEGKYLGTGGDGPAEILRWGSDITLVSYGMSINDVLEAAQLLEGRGVQAEVVKLNQLTPLAPELVELSVRKTGVLLMAEEQSARGCVGQRLASRLEQAGLPAKTVLLNCGTGFVPHGAANLLKRDLSLDGEGIFKKALEVLGRGETAP; from the coding sequence TTGACCACACCCAAACAATATGAGCCCGTCCTCGCCCGCCTGACCGATCAGGAGGGGGAGGTCCTGTGCGCCCAGCTGCGTCGGGAGCTGGTGGAGGATGTGTCCAAAACCGGCGGGCATCTGGGCTCCAATCTGGGGGCAGTGGAGCTGACGGTGGCCCTACACCGGGTCTTCGACACCTCGGTGGACCGGCTGGTTTTTGACGTGGGTCACCAGTGCTACCCCCACAAGATGCTCACCGGGCGGCGGGAGGCCATGTCCACCCTGCGGCAGTACGGCGGCATCGCCGGCTTCCCCAAGCCCAACGAGAGCGTCCACGACGCCTTTATCGCCGGGCACGCCTCCAACTCGGTGGCGGTGGCCCTGGGGATGGCCCGGGCCAGGACAATGCTGGAGGAGGATTACAAGGTAATCGCCCTCATCGGCGACGGCGCTCTCACCGGCGGACTGGCCTATGAGGGGCTGTCCAACGCGGGGAAGTGCGGCCAGCAGATTCTGGTGATTCTCAACGACAACGGCATGTCCATCACCCCCAATGTAGGCGGGGTGGCTGACCACCTGGCCAAACAGCGCCTCAAGCCCCAATACCTCACGTTTAAAAAGCACTACCGCCGGATTATGAACAAAACCAGGCCCGGCCGGGCGGTCTATGGGGTGACCCACCGGATCAAGCAGGCCTTGAAGCAGTCTCTGCTTCCGTGCAGTATGTTTGAGAACATGGGCTTTCGCTACCTGGGGCCGGTGAACGGCCACGACCTGCCCATGCTGACCAAAATTTTGCAGTACGCCAAGGACATGGACGAGCCGGTCCTGCTCCACGTCAAGACTGTAAAGGGAAAGGGCTTTCTTCCTGCGGAGGAAAATCCAGACGCCTTTCACGGAGTTTCTCCCTTTGATCCCCTGACGGGAAAGCCCAAAAAGGAGCCGTCGGACAACTTCTCCGCCGTTTTTGGCCGGACACTGACCCGGCTGGCCAAGAAGGACAGACGGGTGTGCGCCATCACCGCCGCTATGACGGGGGGGACGGGGCTGGAGCGCTTCGCCCAGACTTTCCCCGACCGCTTTTTCGACGTGGGAATCGCGGAGGGCTGTGCCGCCGCTATGGCTGCGGGGATGGCAAAACAGCGGGCGATTCCTGTCTTCGCGGTGTACTCCACCTTCCTCCAGCGGGCCTACGACATGCTCCTTCACGACGCGGCCATTGACAATCTCCACGTTGTGCTGGGGGTGGACCGGGCCGGGCTGGTAGGGGACGACGGCGAGACCCACCACGGCCTGTTTGACGCCGCTTTTCTGGACACCGTCCCCAACATGACGGTGCTGGCTCCCTCCAGCTTTGCCGAGCTGGAGGTCATGCTGGAGCGGGCCCTCTTTCAAATCCAGGGCCCGGTGGCCGTCCGATACCCCAGGGGGGGCGAGGGCAAATACCTGGGCACCGGCGGCGACGGACCGGCGGAGATCCTGCGGTGGGGGAGCGACATCACACTGGTGAGCTACGGCATGTCCATCAACGACGTGCTGGAGGCCGCCCAGCTCCTGGAGGGCCGGGGCGTCCAGGCGGAGGTTGTAAAGCTGAATCAGCTTACACCACTTGCGCCAGAATTGGTTGAGCTGTCCGTACGCAAGACGGGGGTCCTGCTGATGGCGGAGGAGCAGTCTGCCCGGGGTTGTGTCGGCCAGCGGCTGGCCTCCCGGCTGGAGCAGGCCGGGCTTCCGGCCAAAACGGTCCTGCTCAACTGCGGGACGGGCTTTGTGCCCCACGGAGCCGCCAATTTGCTGAAACGTGACCTGTCCCTGGACGGGGAAGGAATTTTTAAAAAAGCGCTGGAGGTGTTGGGACGTGGCGAAACAGCGCCTTGA
- the argR gene encoding Arginine repressor: MKSVRQRAILDIIQSRDIDTQEQLLEELRAQGFTTTQATISRDIKDLRLVKELTGTGSYRYALSDRKSSAASDTRLRNIFKEGVVSVDVAQNIVVVRTMPGLASAACSALDNMEIDGVVGTLAGDDTGILIMRDSASAQQFNGEVHKLLR, encoded by the coding sequence ATGAAGAGTGTACGACAGAGAGCAATTTTAGACATCATACAATCCAGGGATATCGACACTCAGGAGCAGCTTCTGGAGGAGCTGCGGGCTCAGGGCTTCACCACCACTCAGGCCACCATTTCCCGGGACATCAAGGACCTGCGCCTGGTGAAGGAGCTCACCGGCACGGGCAGCTACCGCTACGCCCTGTCCGACCGGAAGTCCTCCGCCGCCTCGGACACCCGCCTGCGGAACATCTTCAAGGAGGGAGTGGTCTCGGTGGACGTGGCCCAAAACATCGTAGTGGTCCGCACCATGCCTGGACTGGCCTCCGCCGCCTGCTCCGCCCTGGACAACATGGAGATCGACGGCGTGGTGGGCACGCTGGCCGGGGATGACACCGGCATTTTGATTATGCGGGACAGCGCCTCCGCCCAGCAGTTCAACGGCGAGGTACACAAGCTCCTGCGTTGA
- the nadK gene encoding NAD kinase, translating into MKIVLSANPYRDKGMRAALEARRILEHAGAQTALCLPFQPKKGDRLDLPRHVTLSTMEEELPGADLLVCFGGDGTILHAARDATRCGVPILGVNMGSVGFMAELERGELPLLAPLAQGMYTVEDRMMLDIQVLRGNKVIHEDSALNDAVISKGSMARVAEMEVLADRVKVTTIIGDGVIVATPTGSTAYSMSAGGPIVEPTSSCILVTPVCAHQLTARAMVLAPERIVTVQLPRGNRKYLYLSIDGGKAVRLTGGDRVEIRRSDRPTRLVRLADRSFYQVINQKLGGLTQ; encoded by the coding sequence ATGAAGATCGTGCTCAGCGCCAACCCCTACCGGGACAAAGGGATGCGGGCGGCTCTGGAGGCCAGACGCATTCTGGAGCACGCCGGGGCCCAGACCGCTCTGTGCCTGCCCTTCCAGCCCAAGAAGGGGGACCGGCTGGACCTGCCCCGGCACGTCACGCTGTCCACCATGGAGGAGGAGCTGCCTGGGGCGGACCTGCTGGTCTGCTTTGGAGGGGACGGCACCATCCTCCACGCCGCCCGGGACGCCACCCGCTGCGGAGTGCCCATCCTGGGGGTGAACATGGGCAGTGTGGGCTTTATGGCCGAGCTGGAGCGGGGTGAGCTGCCTCTGCTGGCCCCGCTGGCCCAGGGGATGTACACCGTGGAGGACCGGATGATGCTGGATATCCAGGTGCTCCGGGGAAACAAGGTGATCCATGAGGACTCCGCCCTGAACGACGCCGTGATCTCCAAGGGTTCTATGGCCCGGGTGGCGGAGATGGAGGTGCTGGCAGACCGTGTAAAGGTAACTACCATTATAGGAGATGGCGTCATTGTAGCCACCCCCACCGGTTCCACCGCATACTCCATGTCGGCGGGAGGGCCCATTGTGGAGCCCACCTCCAGCTGTATCCTGGTCACCCCGGTCTGCGCCCATCAGCTGACGGCCCGGGCCATGGTGCTGGCTCCGGAGCGTATCGTCACAGTCCAGCTCCCCAGAGGGAACCGCAAGTATTTATACTTGTCAATTGACGGGGGAAAGGCCGTTCGGCTGACCGGAGGGGACCGGGTGGAGATCCGCCGCAGTGACCGGCCTACCCGGCTGGTCCGGCTGGCTGACCGCAGTTTTTATCAGGTGATTAACCAGAAATTGGGAGGGCTGACACAATGA
- the tlyA gene encoding Hemolysin A, whose protein sequence is MAKQRLDVALVGLGLVESRQKAQALIMAGEVYVNGQKQLKAGAAVAEDDAIEVREKKPLRYVSRGGLKLEKAMRLWPIHLDGKTCADIGASTGGFTDCMLQNGAKLVYAVDVGYNQLDWRLRTHPQVVCMERTNARYLTREHIPEPLDFFSMDVSFISLSLILPALRPLMRENGQAVCLIKPQFEAGKDKVGKKGVVRDPAVHLEVLERFLEYAPRAGYTVRDLTFSPIKGPEGNIEYLGCLQAGEGPAYGGDLSALVEQSHSAWKEEQP, encoded by the coding sequence GTGGCGAAACAGCGCCTTGATGTTGCCCTGGTCGGGCTGGGCCTGGTGGAGAGCCGGCAAAAGGCCCAGGCCCTGATTATGGCCGGAGAGGTCTATGTCAACGGGCAGAAGCAGCTGAAAGCCGGGGCGGCGGTGGCGGAGGACGACGCCATTGAGGTCCGGGAAAAGAAACCCCTGCGCTATGTGAGCCGGGGCGGCTTGAAGCTGGAGAAGGCCATGCGGCTGTGGCCCATCCACCTGGACGGAAAGACCTGCGCTGACATCGGCGCCTCCACCGGCGGCTTCACCGACTGTATGCTTCAAAACGGGGCGAAGCTGGTGTACGCGGTGGACGTGGGCTACAACCAGCTGGACTGGCGGCTGCGCACCCACCCGCAGGTGGTGTGCATGGAGCGGACCAACGCCCGGTATCTGACCCGGGAGCACATCCCCGAGCCTCTGGATTTCTTTTCCATGGACGTGTCCTTCATCTCCCTCAGCCTGATTCTGCCCGCCCTGCGGCCGCTGATGAGGGAGAACGGCCAAGCGGTCTGTCTCATTAAGCCCCAGTTTGAGGCCGGGAAGGATAAGGTGGGCAAAAAGGGGGTCGTCCGGGACCCGGCGGTCCATCTGGAGGTGCTGGAGCGCTTTCTGGAATACGCCCCCCGGGCCGGTTACACAGTGCGGGACCTTACATTTTCTCCCATCAAGGGCCCGGAGGGGAACATCGAATATCTGGGCTGTCTCCAGGCGGGGGAGGGCCCCGCCTACGGGGGAGACCTGAGCGCTCTGGTGGAGCAGTCCCACAGCGCCTGGAAGGAGGAACAGCCATGA
- a CDS encoding Farnesyl diphosphate synthase, which translates to MEKDFTERMEQDRALIEDYLSKAFASEPRYADLQEAMEYSLLAGGKRVRPVLALETCRLCGGDPMTALPFACAVEMVHTYSLIHDDLPAMDDDELRRGRPTNHVVYGEATAILAGDALLTAAFCHLTRAQLTAGQVAAAVACLAQAAGSAGMVGGQALDMAGEGRALDREELELLQSLKTGALICAAAELGCIAAGGSGEQRKQVRIYAQALGRAFQVRDDMLDVTSSEAALGKPVGSDQINEKSTFVTALGLDGCAKLVDRLTQQGVEALESFQEPDFHIWLANQLARRDK; encoded by the coding sequence ATGGAAAAAGACTTTACAGAGAGAATGGAACAGGACCGGGCCCTGATTGAGGATTATCTGTCCAAGGCCTTCGCATCGGAGCCCCGGTACGCCGACCTGCAGGAGGCGATGGAGTACTCCCTGCTGGCCGGAGGCAAGCGGGTCAGGCCGGTGCTCGCGCTGGAGACCTGCCGTCTGTGCGGCGGGGACCCGATGACGGCCCTGCCCTTCGCCTGCGCCGTGGAGATGGTTCACACCTATTCCCTGATCCACGACGACCTGCCCGCTATGGACGACGACGAGCTGCGCCGGGGCCGGCCCACGAACCACGTGGTCTACGGGGAGGCCACCGCCATTCTGGCGGGGGACGCCCTGCTCACCGCCGCCTTCTGCCACCTGACCCGGGCCCAGCTCACCGCCGGACAGGTAGCGGCGGCGGTGGCCTGCTTGGCCCAGGCCGCCGGCTCCGCCGGAATGGTGGGCGGACAGGCCCTGGATATGGCCGGGGAGGGCCGCGCGCTGGACCGGGAGGAGCTGGAGCTGCTCCAGAGCTTGAAGACGGGGGCGCTGATCTGCGCCGCCGCCGAGCTGGGCTGTATCGCCGCCGGAGGCAGCGGGGAGCAGCGCAAGCAGGTCCGCATCTATGCCCAGGCTCTGGGCCGGGCCTTCCAGGTCCGGGACGATATGCTGGATGTCACCAGTTCGGAAGCCGCCTTGGGCAAACCGGTGGGCTCCGACCAGATCAACGAGAAGAGCACCTTCGTCACCGCTCTGGGGCTGGACGGCTGCGCCAAGCTGGTGGACCGGCTCACCCAGCAGGGGGTCGAGGCGCTGGAGTCCTTCCAGGAGCCCGATTTCCATATCTGGCTGGCCAACCAGCTGGCCCGCCGGGACAAATGA